One genomic window of Cellulophaga sp. Hel_I_12 includes the following:
- a CDS encoding PQQ-dependent sugar dehydrogenase encodes MKKIAIALYLIVVTLNSSCAQETENKVSETENPPFSAELYVDGLQLPWGLTMMPDNSLLITEIDGKVIHFKDKIKTEISNIPEIYRRGQGGLMDIALHPNYEENGWIYITYASEGEGEEKGGNTTLMRAKLKDNAFIEKQLLYKATPNTTKGQHFGSRIVFDNEGYLYFSVGDRGDRDVNPQDITRDGGKIYRLNDDGSIPSDNPFVNTDGAKKAIYSYGHRNPQGLVKNPETGKIWNHEHGPQGGDEINIIKKGANFGWPLITYGINYSGTPITDKTAMEGMEQPLHYWVPSIAPSGMAFISTDNYKGMKGNLLVGSLKFQYLEHLVMKDDKVVKREKLLPEIGRVRDIKEGKDGLIYIAVEGKGIYKLVPNN; translated from the coding sequence ATGAAAAAAATTGCTATAGCCCTCTATTTAATCGTTGTAACGCTTAATAGCTCTTGTGCTCAGGAAACTGAAAACAAAGTCTCTGAGACCGAAAATCCACCATTCTCAGCGGAGTTATATGTCGATGGCCTACAGCTACCATGGGGCTTAACCATGATGCCAGATAATAGTTTATTAATTACTGAAATTGATGGAAAAGTCATTCATTTTAAAGACAAAATAAAAACTGAAATTTCAAATATTCCTGAAATTTACAGAAGGGGTCAAGGGGGTTTAATGGATATCGCTTTGCACCCAAATTACGAAGAAAATGGTTGGATCTATATTACTTATGCCTCTGAAGGTGAAGGTGAAGAAAAAGGTGGGAATACAACTTTAATGCGAGCTAAACTAAAGGATAATGCCTTCATAGAAAAGCAGCTTTTATATAAAGCCACTCCAAATACCACAAAAGGGCAACATTTTGGTTCAAGAATAGTTTTTGACAACGAGGGATATTTGTATTTTTCAGTTGGAGATAGGGGTGATAGAGATGTAAATCCACAAGACATTACCCGTGACGGAGGGAAGATATATCGCTTAAATGATGATGGTAGCATTCCTAGTGACAATCCGTTTGTAAACACGGATGGGGCAAAAAAAGCTATTTATAGCTATGGCCATAGAAATCCACAAGGATTAGTAAAAAACCCTGAAACTGGAAAAATTTGGAATCACGAACACGGACCTCAAGGTGGGGACGAGATTAACATCATAAAAAAAGGAGCAAATTTTGGTTGGCCCTTAATTACCTATGGCATTAATTACAGTGGAACGCCTATTACAGACAAAACAGCCATGGAGGGTATGGAACAACCATTGCATTATTGGGTACCATCTATTGCGCCTAGTGGTATGGCATTTATTTCAACGGATAATTACAAAGGAATGAAAGGGAATTTATTAGTTGGTTCTTTAAAATTTCAATATTTGGAACACCTCGTTATGAAGGATGACAAAGTGGTCAAAAGAGAAAAATTACTTCCTGAAATAGGAAGAGTTCGCGATATTAAAGAAGGAAAAGACGGTCTTATATATATTGCCGTTGAAGGAAAAGGAATTTATAAATTAGTTCCGAACAATTAA
- a CDS encoding site-specific integrase, whose product MKTLNTFSILFWLKLASAKNGEAPLYVRITVNGKRAELSLKQKLLISDWDAKKNRLKGLSDDTKKVNTYLKQVNSQLFEIYQNLKKEKKFVTSDLLKAHFLGTDENRYALTDIIKYHNEHMKSTLRWGTQKNYFTTHKYIFLFLKQKHSTTDMFLSELNYKFIIDFERYLRGQKSMGNNTVMKHIERLRKMVSLAYKMEWLSKDPFIKFEAKYEKKERTYLTLEELQAIESKRFTIARLELIKDLFVFSCYTGLSYGDVMHLSTKNLCTGVDGKQWIYAQREKTSVPMKIPILSKALCIIKKYETHPESVLRSKLFPTISNQKLNSFLKEIADLCGITKNLTFHIARHTFATTVTLSNGVPIETVSKLLGHSKITTTQIYAKVIERKVSEDMQKLEESFLLSE is encoded by the coding sequence ATGAAAACTTTAAACACCTTCAGTATTCTGTTTTGGCTAAAACTTGCCAGTGCCAAAAATGGAGAAGCACCCCTTTATGTCCGAATTACAGTAAATGGAAAAAGAGCAGAGCTTTCTCTAAAACAAAAACTCTTAATTTCAGATTGGGACGCAAAGAAGAATCGATTAAAAGGATTAAGTGATGATACTAAGAAAGTCAACACCTATCTTAAACAAGTAAATTCTCAACTCTTTGAAATCTATCAAAATCTAAAGAAAGAAAAAAAGTTTGTTACTTCAGATCTTCTTAAAGCACACTTTCTAGGAACAGATGAAAATAGGTATGCACTCACAGATATTATCAAGTACCATAACGAGCATATGAAATCAACGCTACGGTGGGGAACACAGAAGAACTATTTTACCACCCATAAGTATATTTTTCTTTTTCTAAAGCAAAAACATAGCACTACGGATATGTTCTTAAGTGAGTTGAATTATAAGTTCATAATTGATTTTGAACGGTATTTAAGAGGTCAAAAGTCTATGGGTAACAATACGGTCATGAAACACATTGAACGTCTTAGAAAAATGGTTAGCCTTGCTTATAAAATGGAATGGCTAAGTAAAGATCCTTTTATAAAGTTTGAAGCCAAATACGAAAAGAAAGAAAGAACTTATTTAACATTAGAAGAATTACAAGCCATAGAAAGCAAGCGATTTACGATTGCCAGATTAGAACTGATTAAAGATTTGTTTGTTTTTAGTTGCTACACAGGATTATCTTATGGTGATGTGATGCACTTATCTACTAAAAATTTATGCACTGGTGTTGATGGTAAGCAATGGATTTATGCGCAAAGGGAAAAGACTAGTGTCCCCATGAAAATTCCAATTCTCTCAAAAGCGCTTTGCATCATTAAAAAGTATGAAACACATCCAGAATCTGTATTAAGGTCTAAACTTTTTCCAACAATATCAAATCAAAAATTAAATTCCTTTTTAAAAGAAATAGCAGACTTATGTGGAATAACTAAAAATTTAACCTTCCATATCGCCAGGCATACTTTTGCTACAACGGTTACCTTAAGTAATGGTGTTCCTATAGAAACAGTGTCTAAACTATTGGGGCATTCAAAAATCACCACCACACAGATTTATGCTAAAGTAATCGAGAGAAAGGTTAGTGAAGATATGCAGAAGTTAGAGGAAAGCTTTTTACTTTCGGAATAG
- a CDS encoding T9SS type B sorting domain-containing protein: MQPKKSRQPWYIYVSIVFCLILSSLVASNTTFDFISEVSTDLVTSLRTPSKNIKTAEPSLGTFQNKENTAAPAPFFATIVANADITTTCSNDGATLARFNLCGNFDNRVIALNQAYGSYEWQRLTTASCPSFNIDEECPTYTCTGSWVAAGSGATLTLNPNTISAATGAEYRVRVDGGSYFYIKVKKSIITQTFVKRDFICGVDGRIQITNLSSAYEYAIDNGTGFGAWQGAIFDGLQPGTYIVKARLRNTPNTCEYPYDPIVIESREIDIDVNFVDANCFGDNGSISVLVNDVPGPYKYTLLDSNGFPQEFTSFIASNTYTFAAVGFGSYSIQVETQQCRGDIANGIAAPRQDVDVNGAPIVIGDGLFPLAASTEVNTSFGCSTITSVPIIVRTSGGAGPYTYTVNGGPSSAPFTGQTTHSVSASGDYNFLITDANGCTITASANVQELSPPVVTATGINGTCTNGGAKINFNVINARGYNLSYRTNSSDPWVASTRISVADGTYNTLEVRYEQGSFSCTMILPSVTVTSEATVTGNASKLSNQTCNASGGTDGGSILFAGAGGGSGTGFQYSVDGINFFTSASFTNLPPGTYTPIIRDDSGCRLELTNIVIDTVDPPTNLDFVQSNINCALGTTDVQLVATGSASIANYRIISPTAVDNGAIDTFSGLSTSTTYTFEIQDVNGCVYTESFTPVVVSSIRARAKSDGDKRVCAGATDGSGTFVIDGFGTNYTYQINAEPVSAAQNTAEVDLVARGAGTYTITVTDVDTGCTDTATIVIEAAAAFVLNPVITPMTCANGNIGRVVANTTGGWGGNRYTLQYPNGTTVGPTSNRTFGNLTIASTIANPYILTVIDSEGCTDTFEFQLTPLDSPTISIVSSNLCYEPVSGASVTVAATGGTPAYTYRIDGGSYQASPSFTNLLPGTHIMQVRDANNCTDTISITINRQLRVSIATEVEIPCGGSPGQIRVNVSNGYLTNITPKQYQVSTDNGVTFGPLQAFTANSFLYPVTVGGNYVFRVTDNENCVALSEPLDVMDPVNILASADPIPASCSDPNSGGMRIIPDATSGLPPFEIDFENTGNFSSQTVYTGLTAGQTYNYTVRDARGCLTSGLSLTIPTSPNAAPNAVITAIDANCSASGSSAGSIVINSVSDGTPNFTYIVSDIFGNEIVRVGPTASTSETITDAALIPGDYIVRTVDALGCSDSDAVTIAQTDLSVVPDVIPPGCNVAGFSNTVEIIGGVGPNFLIRLVGDPSAPVTPNSPPRRHTFNGLQYGVTYTVEVTDVSTGCIYFEVIPPVEGSTALDVTATSPPVFCDDFGNGRVDFTVTDFLGPNLVIELINPLTNTVLLTDSPTGLIGGVGSTYSGTFDITPGNYIILVTDSDSCTDATSINVILNIPQIDIISNLPANCNALGQLTVRGSGGDGGPYTYAFVPAGSPVDSDGTLTPLDTSDDFTASNTAVLPGSLLGIAYDIWVKDGRNCTFNVSEDIILLQPPLPAPIVNVDNQCAASASSFNITVSMPAWVTTPSFTLNGESKFGVFNALANLWEAQYTVSTPGTYVVDVVDANGCVGAGIAEVYEFLSGTGEFTALPTCNNADGTITVTTNGGSGDFVFELQDSLGNAIGGVPTNNTGVFINQSPGNYLVLVTDNLVNDGAGFCAFTVPVNLDVAIPPIINTETVENISCHSANDGSISITLQAGTDVDGPINFILTNITTATVVANNATGVFNNLGEGDYQVEVITNKGCTTVSSILNITNPPVFEISATSTPFTCEIGANRFSSSIITVNIDQIGTLGSGYQYSITGYANYQTSNTFEIIDDGSTQTITVYAIDGNGCRDEFTLPAIAPPSEVQSTLLVSTALNCEDPEVVRITVTGTIDFTILTTSATPVADVSNSAGISFVDINLPNSGEYLFVVRDNVTGCLYPMPRHTVIEPILPSVSIREANPIQCFGDTNGALFINVSNYSGVYAYDVYRSDDLTQTTSLASGTFDTGNYPDVNGDDAQITGLPGGNFYVRVRAIGLPKCSNISNVANIRTPNGALTVTAIEIDNVSCNDNAGNIVATGIGGWDAFPYEFRLLKEDTSGTISIAGILYSEEIAFGSANQFLGLTSGNYKIEIRDIEQCSSAVDITLSPVDTIVVGIREPQGLICPDGNNAVLEAFDTTTGTSATATAGASGGVPGFGYKYQLLYLNSNDNTDINSRSGLQDTPTFDGVSSGFISAGWYAIEVSSSFECVGVSVPYYVVPPPPIDPKLVQVRAPGCGGQGQMRLSIENPELGFTYEYRSISAASTDPFIPIVGNSVLIDGDQGFYQYDVRKVGGAGACTSLRSEGITLVDAQAIDLVANLPDDISCATESDGRIESFSSGGIGNELYTLYLGNPAPALSMYTAFNPDPSATIVRGPQDDGTFENLSEGVYYIAVTSGISCGDVEGPLVVARPDPIVYNITTSNISCNGETDGSIRVEIISGGEGLVQFAINPNFNEFFSDPSNPNVFTFENLPAGANYEILIKDDKGCGELVPVAPITEPDTLAISNVVTQPEICLNAYDGEAQITIIGGTPFIDSTTFVRYYETRVEGPGFALPDPSDPNQGYLRNDNLLFENLQGGASYRIYVRDFNGCTAERVVTIGLGVDLAAQAIPQYGCEGIFPNSTVSIAMTDESLVPELLFSLDVDDMANATTTRTFGDLPAGDHTVYIYHSNGCMDQVSFTIDAYLPLSLSVSKTGPDEITAVASGGYGNYVYTFQDQPATTDAVFTITMDANVVVRVEDERGCVAMVTLPFDFDTMVEIPNFFTPDGDNINDMWSPKNRQYFPFIEVKIYDRYGRVVAVLDQIRAWDGTYEGNEVPTGDYWYVVNANDKDKQRYVGHFTLYR, encoded by the coding sequence ATGCAACCCAAAAAATCAAGGCAACCTTGGTACATCTATGTATCCATTGTTTTTTGTTTGATACTTAGCTCATTAGTAGCAAGTAATACCACTTTTGATTTTATAAGTGAGGTTTCTACTGACCTAGTCACATCGCTACGTACCCCTTCAAAAAATATAAAAACCGCAGAACCTTCTCTTGGAACTTTTCAAAATAAAGAGAATACTGCAGCTCCAGCTCCTTTTTTTGCAACCATTGTGGCGAATGCCGATATCACAACGACCTGCTCTAATGATGGAGCGACCTTGGCTCGTTTTAATTTATGTGGAAATTTTGATAATAGAGTAATAGCCCTGAATCAAGCTTATGGCAGTTATGAATGGCAACGTTTAACCACAGCTTCATGCCCAAGTTTTAATATAGATGAAGAATGTCCTACCTATACATGCACAGGTTCGTGGGTGGCTGCTGGTAGTGGCGCTACATTAACATTAAATCCAAATACCATTTCAGCCGCAACAGGGGCTGAATATAGAGTTAGGGTAGATGGGGGATCATACTTCTATATTAAGGTGAAAAAAAGTATCATTACCCAAACCTTTGTGAAAAGAGATTTTATATGCGGCGTTGATGGAAGAATCCAAATAACCAATCTATCGAGTGCCTATGAATACGCGATAGATAACGGAACTGGTTTTGGAGCATGGCAAGGTGCCATTTTTGATGGTTTACAACCTGGTACTTATATTGTTAAAGCTAGGCTAAGAAATACACCAAATACCTGTGAATACCCTTACGATCCAATCGTTATAGAGTCAAGAGAAATTGATATTGATGTGAATTTTGTGGACGCCAATTGTTTTGGCGATAATGGAAGCATCTCAGTTTTAGTGAATGACGTTCCAGGACCTTACAAGTATACCTTATTAGATAGTAATGGTTTTCCACAAGAATTTACCTCTTTTATAGCTAGTAATACCTATACATTTGCGGCGGTTGGTTTTGGTAGCTACAGCATTCAGGTAGAAACACAACAATGTAGAGGTGATATTGCGAATGGTATTGCTGCGCCAAGACAAGATGTAGATGTGAATGGAGCCCCTATCGTTATTGGTGATGGCTTGTTTCCTTTAGCAGCATCCACGGAAGTAAATACTAGTTTTGGATGTTCTACTATCACTAGTGTTCCAATTATTGTTAGAACTTCTGGAGGTGCAGGGCCTTATACATATACGGTGAACGGTGGGCCTTCGAGTGCCCCATTTACAGGACAAACTACGCATTCTGTTTCAGCTTCAGGAGATTATAATTTTTTAATAACCGATGCCAACGGGTGCACCATAACCGCATCTGCCAATGTGCAAGAATTAAGTCCACCAGTGGTAACAGCAACTGGAATAAATGGAACCTGTACCAATGGGGGTGCAAAAATTAATTTTAATGTCATAAACGCTAGGGGTTATAATTTATCGTATAGAACAAACAGCAGTGATCCTTGGGTGGCAAGTACTAGAATATCTGTGGCCGACGGAACCTATAACACTCTAGAAGTTAGGTATGAACAAGGTAGTTTTTCATGTACTATGATTTTGCCTAGCGTTACTGTCACTAGTGAAGCAACAGTAACCGGAAATGCTAGTAAATTATCAAATCAGACCTGTAATGCTTCAGGAGGTACCGATGGAGGAAGCATTCTTTTTGCCGGTGCTGGTGGAGGTTCAGGTACTGGGTTTCAGTATAGTGTAGATGGAATTAATTTTTTTACAAGCGCATCGTTTACAAACCTGCCTCCTGGAACCTATACGCCTATTATAAGAGATGATAGTGGTTGTAGACTAGAGCTTACGAATATTGTAATTGATACCGTAGATCCTCCCACCAATTTAGATTTTGTTCAAAGTAATATTAATTGTGCCTTGGGAACAACCGATGTGCAATTAGTAGCAACTGGCAGTGCAAGTATTGCAAACTATAGGATTATTAGCCCTACAGCCGTTGATAATGGTGCTATTGACACCTTTTCGGGCCTAAGTACATCAACCACCTATACTTTTGAAATACAAGATGTGAACGGTTGTGTGTATACTGAAAGTTTTACACCCGTTGTGGTAAGTTCTATTAGGGCTCGAGCTAAATCTGATGGAGATAAAAGAGTATGTGCAGGTGCTACAGATGGTAGCGGTACTTTTGTCATAGATGGTTTTGGTACCAACTATACCTATCAAATCAACGCAGAACCGGTTAGTGCAGCTCAAAATACAGCCGAAGTAGACCTAGTAGCAAGAGGCGCTGGCACCTATACCATTACGGTTACCGATGTGGATACAGGTTGTACAGATACAGCGACAATTGTTATAGAAGCAGCAGCAGCCTTTGTTTTAAACCCAGTGATTACGCCAATGACTTGTGCAAACGGTAATATTGGTAGGGTAGTAGCGAATACTACTGGGGGTTGGGGCGGTAATAGGTATACCTTACAATACCCTAATGGAACTACGGTTGGTCCAACAAGTAATAGAACTTTTGGGAATTTAACAATAGCTTCTACCATCGCCAATCCTTATATATTAACCGTCATAGACTCAGAAGGCTGTACAGATACCTTTGAATTTCAACTTACTCCTTTAGATTCACCCACCATAAGTATCGTTTCTTCGAATTTATGTTACGAGCCGGTTTCCGGTGCTTCTGTAACTGTTGCCGCAACAGGGGGTACTCCGGCCTATACCTATCGAATAGATGGTGGTTCGTATCAAGCTAGTCCTTCGTTTACAAACTTGTTACCTGGCACCCATATCATGCAAGTTAGAGATGCAAATAACTGTACGGATACAATATCCATTACAATTAATAGACAATTGCGCGTGAGTATTGCTACGGAAGTAGAAATACCATGCGGAGGATCTCCTGGTCAAATCAGGGTTAACGTATCAAACGGGTATCTAACAAATATAACACCAAAGCAATATCAGGTAAGTACTGATAATGGAGTAACTTTTGGACCCCTACAAGCCTTTACAGCAAACTCATTTTTATATCCGGTAACCGTGGGTGGAAACTATGTGTTTAGAGTCACGGACAACGAAAATTGTGTGGCACTTTCAGAACCACTAGATGTCATGGATCCTGTGAACATTCTTGCTTCGGCAGACCCAATACCTGCCAGTTGTAGCGATCCTAACAGTGGCGGTATGCGTATAATTCCAGATGCAACTAGTGGATTACCACCCTTTGAAATTGATTTTGAAAATACTGGGAACTTTAGTTCACAGACCGTATATACTGGCTTAACAGCAGGACAAACTTATAATTATACCGTACGCGACGCTAGAGGCTGTTTAACTTCTGGCTTGTCATTAACAATTCCAACAAGCCCTAATGCTGCCCCGAATGCAGTAATTACGGCGATAGATGCTAATTGTAGTGCTTCCGGCTCTAGTGCAGGAAGTATTGTCATCAATAGCGTAAGTGATGGAACCCCAAACTTTACGTATATAGTTTCAGATATTTTCGGAAACGAAATAGTGCGTGTTGGCCCTACGGCAAGCACCTCTGAAACCATCACTGATGCAGCCCTAATACCTGGCGATTATATCGTTAGAACCGTTGACGCCTTAGGGTGTAGCGATTCAGATGCTGTTACTATTGCTCAAACCGATTTAAGTGTGGTTCCAGATGTAATACCACCGGGTTGTAATGTAGCTGGTTTTTCAAATACTGTAGAAATTATTGGTGGGGTAGGGCCTAATTTTTTAATCCGCTTGGTAGGCGATCCGAGCGCACCTGTCACGCCAAATAGCCCTCCAAGACGTCATACGTTTAATGGATTACAATATGGGGTTACCTACACGGTTGAGGTTACTGATGTAAGCACAGGTTGTATTTATTTTGAAGTAATACCTCCAGTGGAGGGTTCTACAGCTTTAGACGTTACAGCGACATCTCCCCCTGTATTTTGTGATGATTTTGGAAACGGAAGAGTTGATTTTACAGTGACTGATTTCTTAGGACCAAACTTAGTAATTGAATTGATAAACCCTTTAACAAATACAGTTTTACTTACTGATTCGCCAACGGGTTTAATTGGGGGTGTAGGTTCTACGTACTCTGGGACTTTTGATATTACTCCTGGTAATTATATCATTTTAGTCACTGATTCAGATTCGTGTACCGATGCTACTTCAATAAATGTTATTCTAAATATCCCTCAAATAGATATAATTTCAAACCTTCCCGCAAATTGTAATGCTTTAGGGCAGCTTACGGTTCGTGGTAGTGGAGGCGATGGTGGTCCGTATACCTATGCTTTTGTACCGGCAGGTAGTCCAGTAGATAGTGATGGAACATTAACACCATTAGATACTTCCGATGATTTTACGGCCAGTAATACAGCAGTTTTACCTGGAAGTTTATTGGGGATTGCTTATGATATTTGGGTAAAAGATGGGCGAAACTGTACTTTTAACGTATCTGAAGATATAATTTTATTACAACCACCTTTGCCAGCACCAATTGTTAATGTTGATAATCAATGTGCGGCATCCGCATCATCATTTAATATTACCGTGTCTATGCCAGCTTGGGTAACAACACCCAGTTTTACCCTTAATGGAGAAAGTAAGTTTGGCGTATTTAATGCCCTTGCAAATCTTTGGGAAGCCCAGTATACCGTAAGTACGCCAGGAACTTATGTAGTAGATGTTGTCGATGCGAATGGGTGCGTAGGAGCAGGGATTGCCGAGGTGTATGAATTTTTATCTGGAACAGGAGAGTTTACAGCCTTACCTACTTGTAATAATGCTGATGGAACCATTACGGTAACAACCAATGGTGGTAGTGGTGATTTTGTATTTGAATTACAGGATAGTTTAGGAAATGCAATAGGTGGTGTGCCCACGAACAATACAGGCGTATTTATAAATCAAAGTCCTGGAAATTACTTAGTTTTAGTGACTGATAACTTGGTAAATGACGGAGCAGGTTTCTGTGCGTTCACGGTTCCAGTGAATCTAGATGTAGCGATACCACCAATCATTAATACCGAAACAGTTGAAAATATAAGCTGTCATAGTGCTAACGACGGAAGTATTTCTATAACGCTTCAGGCAGGTACTGATGTTGATGGCCCTATAAACTTTATCTTAACAAATATCACTACGGCGACCGTAGTAGCCAATAATGCGACTGGTGTTTTTAACAATTTAGGAGAAGGCGATTATCAAGTTGAGGTAATAACCAACAAGGGCTGTACTACGGTATCTAGTATCTTGAATATTACAAATCCTCCCGTTTTTGAAATATCGGCAACAAGTACACCATTTACCTGTGAAATAGGAGCAAACCGATTCAGTTCTTCTATCATTACCGTAAATATTGACCAAATAGGAACCCTCGGATCTGGATACCAATACAGTATTACGGGTTATGCAAATTATCAAACCTCTAATACCTTTGAAATAATTGATGATGGCTCTACACAAACTATAACGGTTTATGCTATTGATGGTAATGGGTGTAGGGATGAATTTACACTTCCGGCAATAGCGCCACCTTCAGAGGTGCAAAGTACCTTGTTGGTGAGCACAGCTTTAAATTGTGAAGATCCAGAAGTAGTACGAATTACCGTGACAGGAACCATTGATTTCACCATTTTAACAACATCGGCGACCCCTGTTGCAGATGTTTCTAATAGTGCTGGAATTTCATTTGTAGATATTAATTTACCAAATAGTGGTGAATATTTATTTGTGGTGAGAGATAATGTTACCGGCTGTTTATATCCTATGCCAAGACATACTGTTATTGAACCTATACTTCCTTCAGTAAGTATAAGAGAGGCAAATCCTATTCAGTGCTTTGGTGATACCAATGGTGCATTATTTATCAATGTATCCAATTATTCAGGAGTTTACGCGTATGATGTGTATAGAAGTGATGATCTAACCCAAACCACATCCCTAGCATCTGGTACTTTTGATACCGGTAATTACCCAGATGTAAATGGTGATGATGCACAAATTACAGGGTTACCAGGAGGTAATTTTTATGTACGCGTAAGAGCTATTGGTCTTCCAAAATGTTCAAATATTAGTAATGTAGCAAACATAAGAACACCAAATGGCGCATTAACCGTTACGGCTATAGAAATTGATAATGTGAGTTGTAATGATAACGCTGGAAACATTGTAGCGACAGGTATAGGTGGTTGGGATGCCTTCCCCTATGAATTCCGATTGTTAAAAGAAGATACCTCAGGTACTATTTCTATAGCAGGTATTTTATATTCTGAAGAAATAGCTTTTGGTTCGGCTAATCAATTCTTAGGCTTGACTAGTGGAAATTATAAAATTGAGATAAGAGACATTGAACAATGTTCAAGCGCTGTCGATATTACCTTAAGTCCTGTAGACACTATAGTGGTTGGTATTCGCGAACCTCAAGGATTAATATGTCCGGATGGAAATAATGCTGTTTTAGAAGCCTTTGATACGACAACCGGTACTAGTGCAACTGCAACGGCTGGCGCTAGTGGAGGTGTTCCTGGATTTGGGTATAAATATCAATTATTATACTTAAACAGTAACGATAACACCGATATAAATTCAAGAAGTGGACTACAAGATACCCCTACTTTTGATGGGGTTTCAAGTGGATTTATAAGTGCGGGGTGGTATGCCATAGAAGTATCCTCAAGTTTTGAATGTGTTGGTGTAAGTGTCCCTTATTATGTAGTTCCGCCACCACCCATAGATCCTAAATTAGTTCAAGTGAGAGCTCCAGGTTGTGGTGGGCAAGGACAGATGCGTTTAAGTATTGAAAATCCCGAGCTAGGCTTTACTTACGAATACCGATCAATTTCGGCAGCTAGTACTGACCCTTTTATTCCAATCGTAGGTAATTCAGTACTCATAGACGGAGATCAAGGTTTTTATCAATATGATGTCCGTAAAGTAGGTGGGGCTGGTGCGTGTACAAGTTTACGATCAGAAGGTATTACTCTTGTTGATGCGCAAGCGATTGATTTAGTGGCTAACTTACCAGACGATATTTCTTGCGCTACAGAAAGTGATGGTCGAATAGAATCTTTTTCGTCGGGAGGTATTGGTAACGAGCTGTATACTTTATATTTAGGCAATCCAGCACCTGCACTTTCTATGTATACCGCATTTAATCCTGATCCCTCAGCAACTATTGTACGGGGACCTCAAGACGATGGTACATTTGAAAATTTATCAGAAGGGGTGTATTACATTGCGGTGACCAGTGGTATATCCTGTGGTGATGTTGAAGGGCCTTTGGTTGTGGCTCGTCCTGATCCTATTGTTTATAATATTACAACGTCTAATATTTCTTGTAATGGAGAAACAGATGGTAGTATTAGGGTTGAAATAATCAGTGGTGGTGAAGGTCTAGTGCAGTTTGCCATTAATCCTAATTTTAATGAATTCTTTAGTGATCCGAGCAATCCTAATGTGTTCACGTTCGAAAATCTTCCAGCAGGCGCAAACTACGAGATTTTGATTAAGGATGATAAGGGTTGTGGTGAGTTAGTGCCAGTAGCACCGATTACAGAACCTGATACTTTAGCTATTTCAAATGTGGTTACACAACCTGAAATATGCTTAAACGCTTATGATGGCGAAGCTCAAATAACGATTATTGGAGGAACTCCTTTTATTGATTCGACCACTTTTGTGCGGTATTACGAAACAAGAGTAGAAGGCCCAGGTTTTGCTTTACCAGATCCTAGTGACCCAAATCAGGGCTATTTAAGAAATGATAACTTATTGTTTGAAAATCTTCAGGGTGGTGCATCGTACCGCATTTATGTACGGGATTTTAATGGCTGTACCGCAGAAAGAGTTGTTACTATTGGATTAGGTGTGGATTTAGCAGCACAGGCTATTCCGCAGTATGGCTGTGAGGGTATTTTTCCAAATAGCACTGTCAGTATTGCCATGACCGACGAATCTTTAGTTCCAGAATTATTGTTTAGTTTGGATGTTGACGATATGGCCAATGCCACGACGACAAGAACATTTGGAGATTTACCAGCAGGTGATCATACTGTTTATATTTACCATAGTAATGGCTGTATGGATCAAGTAAGCTTTACTATAGATGCCTATTTACCTTTGTCTTTGTCTGTGTCTAAAACAGGTCCTGATGAAATAACAGCGGTGGCAAGCGGTGGGTATGGTAATTATGTATATACGTTCCAAGATCAACCGGCAACGACAGATGCTGTGTTTACTATTACCATGGATGCCAATGTGGTGGTTCGGGTGGAGGATGAAAGAGGTTGTGTCGCTATGGTTACCTTACCGTTTGATTTTGATACCATGGTAGAAATTCCAAATTTCTTTACTCCTGACGGAGATAATATAAATGACATGTGGTCACCGAAAAATCGACAGTATTTTCCTTTTATAGAAGTCAAAATTTATGATAGATACGGTCGTGTAGTGGCGGTTTTAGATCAAATTAGAGCTTGGGATGGTACCTATGAAGGAAACGAGGTTCCAACAGGAGATTACTGGTATGTGGTGAATGCCAATGACAAGGATAAGCAACGATATGTTGGGCATTTTACACTATACAGATAG